The sequence below is a genomic window from Streptomyces sp. B21-105.
CCACGACGGCGTCGTCAGCCAGTTCGAAGGCTACGGCGATCTCGCCGAACTCGACTGGGAGGGCTACCGCGAGCGGTACGGCGACATCAGGCGCCTGGACCGGATCCTGGAAGCGGAGGGCGACACCGTCAACCACTACAAGGCGTCCAAACAGGCCGACGTCCTCATGCTCGGGTTCCTCTTCTCACCGGCCGAACTCCGAGCCCTCTTCGAGCGGTTGGGCCACCCGCTGGACGAGGACACCTGGAGCCGGACGGTCGACCACTATCTCGTGCGCACCAGCCACGGCTCCACGCTGAGCGGCCTGGTACACGGCTGGGTCCTGGCCCGCGCCCGGCGCGCCGAAGCGTGGACGTACTGCCAGGAAGCCCTGCGCGGGGACATCGCCGACCTCCAGGGCGGCACCACCGGCGAGGGCATCCACCTGGGCGCCATGGCGGGCACCCTCGACCTCGTTCAGCGGGGACTGACCGGACTGGAGACCCGGGAGGGGGCACTGTGGCTCGATCCGGTGCCGCTGCCCGAGCTGTCGTCCTACGGACTCTCCCTGCGCTACCAGGGCCACTGGGGGGTGCGGCTCCGTCTGGAGTGCGGTGCGCTGGACGTGACGGTGCCGCCGTCCGACCGCTCACCCATCGACATCCGGCTGCCGGGCCGGGCGGTCAGGGTGCAACCGGGCGAGACGTGTCACCTCCTCCTCGACGCCGCGCCCGACGCCGTTCCCAAGGTCGTGCCTCGTCTCCGGGGAAAGGGGTGAACGACATGTCCGGGTCCGGGCCGAGGTCCGGGTCCGGGTCCGGGTCCGGGTCCGGGAGGAGCGAAAGGCCTCTCGTCGGCGTCCCGCCGGCCATTCGCGAAGGGCGATTCCCGTCTCCTCCACTGTTCTCCGGCGCCCCCGGGCGCGTGCGGTGACGGCCGAGGGGGCGGGGGAAGCGCAGGGTGGGCGACGACAGGGGGGAGCGGGCGACGAACGGTGGGCGGTTGCCTCGTCGAGCGGTCACCCCTGTACGTCCTCCCCCGGAGCGACGTCAGGCCGGCGCGTTCAGCAGGTCGGCCAGCACGTCGGGTCGTTCCAGGGCGATGAAGTGCCCCGCCTCGGCGATCTGTGTGAAGGCGGCGGCCGGCAGCAGTCTCCTGTTGGCCTCCCGGTCCGAGGGCCGGGACCAGTCCTTCTCGCCGTAGACGAGGTGGACGGGGGCCTTGACCTCGGGGTAGCGCGAGCGGGCCGCGACGAGGGTGGGCAGGGCCTGGTACACGGCTCGGGCGACGGCCGGGTAGCCGGGGCGCGCGCCCACCCGGAGGAGCTCGTCCACGTAGTCCTCCCGTAGAGCGGTCCTGTCGCTGAGGCCGCCTTGCAGGATCTTGCGGAGGGCGGGCCTGGGCTCCACCCCGGCGATCACCGGGCCCACCCCGGGAGTGAGGACACCGCCGACCACCACGCGGGCGAGGAGTGAGGACCGGGCGATCCCGCCGGGGAAGTCGTAGGTGTTGACCGCGACGACGCGCCGCACGCGCTCCGGCAGATCGGCCGCGGTGGTCAGGGCGAGCACCGCCCCCATGGACTCCCCGACCAGT
It includes:
- a CDS encoding alpha/beta fold hydrolase, whose translation is MPAQESRPTMHIPETTSHTIAPRADGHGREGTLRYLKAGSGAPLVLLHTVRTQAEHFRHLVPLVADRYTVYALDLPGMGHSEIVPGASYDEPAMRAGVERLLTELDLHDVTLVGESMGAVLALTTAADLPERVRRVVAVNTYDFPGGIARSSLLARVVVGGVLTPGVGPVIAGVEPRPALRKILQGGLSDRTALREDYVDELLRVGARPGYPAVARAVYQALPTLVAARSRYPEVKAPVHLVYGEKDWSRPSDREANRRLLPAAAFTQIAEAGHFIALERPDVLADLLNAPA